The Glycine soja cultivar W05 chromosome 19, ASM419377v2, whole genome shotgun sequence genomic sequence atagtCTTTCTCATAATGTATGATGGAATCACAATTTTATTGCACAATGTTTTTCGCATCTCCATTAGTCCAGTAGAAGTGTATTTTTGTTTGTGTAACTGGGTTTGTGAAAAAATGCACAATGAAATCAAATGAAAGCATAATTCTATTGCACATTATACAATAAAATCAtacttttattgtattttttttgtttttttattgtttgatagATAGAAATGATTTAggtattaattacaaaatttacaaCCCAATGATTCCATTGTGTTACAATTTTTGCATCACAATTCCTATAACACAAACAAATTGTGTCATGTCATAGAAAttacaacataataaaattataattttgttatattataaaCATTGCAATGAAGAAGAGTCAGTGTCACTATTAgagcaaaagaaacaaaagaatattttggtatttttgtATTGGTGGTAGTAgccaaaaacaattttaatgggCCAGTATCAATTTTCCTTCTTAAACTCATGTTATTGAGAATCAATTTCCTCTTGCgtgggaaaaaaataaagaaaaaagttgcTCACCAAGTTCTCTATTTACTGTCAGTGATGGATTTAGGCGGGGCAAGTAGAGTCTTGTCCCTTTCCTCAAGACCTTTAAAGAATAAGaattaaatattctaatttatcCGAACTTCAAAGTTTCCActttccataatttattttttcttttgcattgTTTTAGCTTACTTGACTCTCAGTTCTCCACCATCCATATCTTACTACGGGTTGTGCATCTTCAACCTTACAGGTTCTATCTCACTACAATTCAGACAGTCTCTTTCATGTAAATTCTATTCTCAAATGGGATCATCTCCCCCAATTTGTATGTAAAATACAAAACTAGTATcacatataaaaatatcttgCGCTTTTCCACTCTCAACTCATGACAAAATACAAATATCTTCTTAGAACCCACTTAGTGAACTTAGTATACAGACCATTGACGAAACCAATACAAGGAGTATGTCTGTCGTAGTCTCTGGTTGCTCTTTGTTATTTTGGTCACAGACTTGTCAAGTACATGGCCATCTGAATTTCAACAACCCCATGCCAAGGTATAATTACTTTGTTAAAGGGTTTCAAAAAGCAGCTATTTGAAGCAAAAGTAGTTACGAATTAAcacaattttaattagtttatatgTGACTTTTCTGCATGTCTTGAAAGGTGGAGGCAGAACTTGGCTGTAATAAGATGTTGTAATAGAGGAACATGGGAGATTCCAATGACTCAAAATAATTACTATGATTTGCTTGGAGTTTCTGTTGATTCAAATGCCCATGAAATCAAAGAAGCTTACCGGAAGCTGCAAAAGAAGTATCATCCGGATATTTTTGGCCAAAAGGTAACTCCTCTGATTTTTCATAGTTTTTGTAATTCAATGACAGAAAAATTTAGGTTTTAATAGTAatttttcagtatttttttgTCTAGTGTGATTCATGAATGATGTAAAGAATGAACTTTTATGGTAGGGCCATGAGTATACTCTGATGCTAAATAAGGCTTATGAAGTGCTGATGACAGAAGATCTAAGGAGAAAATATGATGAATCCATAGGTCCAATGAGGCTAAGATTTGGGGGAAATAACACTCAAGCCTTGGGTTACAGCATTTGGAAAGGGCCTGTAAAGCCACAAGCCTTATTTGTTGATGAAAATGCGTGCATAGGTACTCTTTACTGAAAATTTCCTCAtttttcatcaaatattaattaaatccaTGCTTCCACAGTTCCTTTGAAGAGTATAGCAAAAAAGATATTCGTAAATTTGGTATTAAAATCTACTATTGGAGAGTAGTtaattataataacaacaaatagaaactttttggattttgatttCGGTATTCTACCCCTTCAATCCTATTGTTACCAGGTTGCAGAGAATGTGTGCATCATGCAAGTCATACATTCACCATGGATGAAACTCAGGGAAGTGCACGGGTTAAAGTTCAATATGGAGACAATGACCAAAGTATTGAGGTATAGTGCACTTCACAATGACTATGTAATGAATGTGGATCTACTTCAATAAGCTACTATGTTGTAGTTGTAGGAGTATGAGTGTATGACACAAGAAAATCTCAGGTTTCTGTTGAGTCATGTCCAGTCAATTGCATACATTGGGTGGAGACAGAAGAATTGCCAGTGCTTGAGTTCCTGATCCAGCCTCAGCCGAAAGACGGGTATGGCGTATTTGGAGGAGGTTGGGAAAGGCCTGCAAATGTGTTCACTGCAGCTAAGTCTTTCAACAAACAACTGAAGAGGAAGTCCACAATTAGACACGATCAAAGCCCTGGTAGAAACTATTACTTCATGTGTAATGATATTGCTACATGTTGGATTTGTTTGCTGACAAAAATGATTGTTGCCTCATTGATGTAGGAGGGACTTTTGAGGAAAGCCCTGCTCAAGCTGAAGCTCAAGCTCGTGCTGATATGAAGATAAAGATGGAGGGTTTCTTGAAAATTTGGAACTGGGTGAAAGAAACCTTGGGCATGAATATTAACAAGTAAAATATGtagagaaatagagaaaattGAAAAGTAGTGATGATAAATTAGAGTTATGCAGTTAAAGCAGAAAATTTAATAGAAATTCTGAAATTCCAATATAGAATGATGTGTCTTCTTGAGATAAGGACATGTGTCTTCTTGAGATAAGGACATCGCCACATCGGGTGTGGAACTACTTTGGAGATATAGCTCTTACAATTACAAGTTACATGTTAAGTTTCAAATCTAGATTAATGAATTATAGGTGATTGATTAGTACAATTTAGTTCCACAAGACACATCATTCTACTTTGGATTGTATGTATACTTTTTACATATCTCCCTAATAGAATAATCTTTTGCCTAAAGCTTCTTTTGTTGCCTCACTATCTCCTGCTGATTCAATATCCCTTTGGGGTAGAAAAGAAATCCAACCATTGTCAAATTAGTATATCTCTTCATTTTAGTCCTTTGGTGCGTAAGTCAGAAATAAGAGATCTGAAATGAGATCAATCTTTGCCATTCATGCATGTGAGTCCGGTAGTTCCTGTGCAACTCCCACAAGTAAGGATGATACTTCCTACATGCCTCCTTATGGAATTCCTTCTAGGactctgttttctttttcttcatcggTGTATTCTAAGGGTATTCCCAAATTAACAACTGATTAGTCTATTTCAGGTATAGAGATTACCAATGTGGGCTTTGTCTCTTCTAACAAAGTTTTTTGCTACTTAAGAAATGAAATGTTGCTTCAAAAAAacatttctattttaatttattctgtATGTTGTTACTCCAAGAACCTTGATTCTGCAAATAGAAAGTAATTTTGAGATCTGTGTTGATTGATCCTAGAGTGTAATTTAGTCAACACAAATTTCTCTTCATTGCATTGAGCCATAACCAAGATGAATGTTAATACTGCTTGCAGAAATCTGCAGTAAATATGGTGACAGAGAATATGCATGCTGCTGCATTTTTTAAGGTTTCTCcattataaaaatgaactgCATAATTCGGGTTAATGaatgaggtttttttttttggtgatcaAGAGGGGCCAAGGCCCCAACAAAAAAGCTTTTATTAATAACCACGAGGGACACTTACACTGGCTATATCAGCCATTACAGCTGAGAAAACAAAGCTAGgacataaaggaaaaattctgGAATGAGTATCAGATGATAATCCAAACTTTGACAGAATTTCTGCAACTTGATTGGCCTCCGGGTAAGCAGGGATCCAGGTGAAACGACCTCCATCACTCTCAAATTTTCTGATCATCTCAACAAGCTGGAAACATACATGACTAGGAGAACACCTATGTTGAATTAGTGATATAGCTAACTTCGAATCAGATTCCACCAGCGATTCTGAGAAACCTCTTGATTTTGCAACTTGGATGCCCAGAACAATTGCCCAAAGCTCAGCTTGTGTAACAGAACATCGGCCAATCTTAAACACAAAGGTCACCACTACATTGCCATTATTATCCCGAAGCACACCTCCTGTGCCTGCATTTCCATTCATATCAACTGCAGCATGGCAGTTCAACTTGAATTTACTGGGGGGGAGCTTACTCAGTGCCAGTTAATGCTCTTTCCAACCATTGAGTTTTTCCGCCGGACATGGGATTTGGATCAGCTCTAAAGCCAAATGGGAAATTCTATGAACAAAATCACTAGCATTATCAAATTTCTGAGAAAATCAACTCATTTCTTGACCTCCACGAACAAGAAAGAGCTATACCAAAATACAAAGGCCAATGGTTATCTTCCCAATTCTCAGGTATGCTAAAATTACTTATCAACCATTGCCTACTATAATGGGAAAAGAAAGTATGATTGAGTGAATTTCCAGTCAAGAGACTCCAAACCtgatttgcaaaatcacaaTCACGCAGGCAATGCATAAGGCTTTCTGAATGCTGATTGCATCTCGGGCAAACACTAGACGCTGCCATACCTCTCCTGCTTCTACATTCATTTTCTATATTGTACCACAGATCCACAACCATTTTACAAGACATGCAATTCTTTCTATCAATCCATTAAGCATGTTTTGAATGTCAAGAGTTGGTGTGAGTGTTGAAATATTATgtttcaataattaatatgagttaatattataagacaattatattagtGGACTTTATTTTTTGTGGTCAAATTAGGTGAGCTTATTAGACTACTAAATAATGTGATATGAGCTTAAATGAGTAGGTGTCAGAGTATTGActcattaggggataatgagaaCCTATTAGCACACTATAAGAAGACTATGGTCCCCAATATATCAAGCTAATGCAATAGTTTCTCTTCtcccatttgaagagttacaaaGGTTTCATTAAAGGAAAAAGAGTCTCCCGTTGAGAAAGAATCATaatgtcatttttcttgttcGTAATACATTATCGTAAAGATCTCACAACAATTATCGAAAAACACTTTGATCAGCAACCTACTATGGAcctaagtatttattttaattcttaatgaTCAATCATATCGTAGATCTTAAGACCTATGTTTTTTGGCTCCACATAAAGAATAAGGACTACTAAAATAAGGATTAAAGATTAGAAATCTAACAAGTTGTATCAGAGCATGTCCTCATTGTTTGATTAGTTGGATTtaaaagttttcatttttttatgcttaGACAAGGGTTTGTTCTTGATGTTGATTGTGAATTtacgatgattttttttttaataaaaaagaagaggagtgaaagaggaagatgaagatggCATCCCAATTATGTTGACACCCCATTAACATCTACTTAGAAAACACACACCTCAGATATCATtgcaatataaaagaaaatctaaACAAGCACTTGGGAGGACCAAACCGAGCCCAAGGAAACAAAACTAAGAGAACTTATACTGAGGAAGCTCATATTTGTACCTAATGAGAtcctgtaaaataaaatttggggGAGAATCCCACCAAGCAATGCCTATATTTTGAGCACCGATAGATGCAAGCTTGTCCGCGCAAGCATTGCCTTCCCTAAAAATGTGAGATATCCTAAAGTTGCGGGTATTTCCAACCACAACAAGGTCCAATTTTCTTCAGCTGCTTTCTCAATCGCAATTATGGCAGCCATAATTTCTACCATGAATGCAAAGTGAATGCCAGTATTGATAGCGAAAGTTTTAATAAACttcatatttatttagaaaaataccACCACACCCGACCATACCTGGGCTTCCTTTTGCAACCCCATCAATATTGCATTCGATCCAGGGGGTGTAGGCAGTCTCAAAATAatagttttgattttgtttactttCCTAGGATGACAGCACCAAGAAATgcttgatgatttggaaatcaGCAAATGAGTGTTTTTATGGTTCTTGTGGAAGTGGAACCCGTGATGTGAACTCCTATAGTGATGCTATTAAGCACTGTTTGGAGAGGCAAAATGATGTTctcaaatatgattttattcctCATATtccaaatgaagaaaaaagcCAAGGTAAGGGTGGCCAGAACCATGTCCAATGCTTGGGAGGACCTTTTAGCCATGCAAGCATAAATCAAACTATTAATGGAGGAAAGGTCTAACATGCAGCTCAGTTTGGATTCCAACCAAGACCAAATCTTTCAAGCAAACTTGTTAGAATCGGATGATTCATAATTTGATGATCCACTCACcaaagatataaatttttttctgaCTAATAGTTTAAATACAAGTGAAACATGGCCTATCAAGTGAATCTTTCTATTCTTAGTGAGCTTCATGATCGTCGACTCCCATTCACTAGAACCTCATCCTAGATCATACCCAGCATCCAATGGACCTCAAACACTCAAAGACGaatttgttatgttattattaaGTGTGATCCACTTATTCTGTTTTGTAAAAgagaattaattataaatagcaTATTTTGTGCAACAATATTATCTTTCCTTTTATAAATGGCTAACATTTGAGTTTAGAATGAAGAATAGATTTGGAAAGAATAGATTCAAAATCATTCTTGATGAGGAGAACGTGTTGCACATGCCAAtgactgtgacaccctctaccccgacatataaataaataaaatatataaaaaatatcaataaccaaattcacacgggtaaaaggttctcattcacttcactattattaattaaaacttattaaaaatatattcggctcgaaacaaggccgtcaaaatttaaaaaaatattttgttaaatcggtgagataaaataaaatagactaacattatgcaattaatataaaacttatgctccactgtcacatcctatcagagcattgcgTTCCGACGTCCTTCAACACAAGGTTCCTTTAAGCACTTCACCTAGCTGTCTGCTCCCCtgaacacaaggttcaagatcatcacaggatccaaacacaaataacaaacaaggagtgagttatcacattcctaactactagacagaaacaaaacaacatatagtagccaaatacaatttacttagcatatctcacattatttcatcactttgtcattcaaaattcacttttcaatcatcaatcacacctttcaatcatcaatcacaatacacaagaatcacacactccgatcaagacataataacacatcaatttcataatgaacaattagcaagcgcatgagacaattatgctaagactcaagcctatatgcaatgtggtatcatgtcagtgaaaaatcaccctggggcgcttaggagtacataacaagacacaccacacaatgggtttgtcaggtcactctcactaactaagatcatagggagactagtcagggtcacgatgttttgcgagaatactctaaccatatgggatcagcataggcttaaaggagcacttaaacccggtgacccccaaggcatacactccgaagagtccgttagggcctctccctcctgattcaggtccaacccctaaaatcattttagcacacagacactgctagtgaattatacaatacccacaacctcacactcgtgtcttaaacacgtacaacatattgcgctacaatttaacactggttcctaaataggaacctacactttctctttaacactgcgcattgacacttttctcaagataacactggtcgggttattgtacaattcacagcttacacaaataatgtcacatcaagagttaatcacacacttattcacaaccaaaactcattcacaatttcacatctcataatgtcacaatccaccatcacatgttttcacgtatctcacaattcaacacctgttttactttacacttttactcaatctcaataacaatattataatctcaaggcaacatattattccataattcatcacatatttcatttataagcactgttcatgaattatactataccacgacctcacactcatgtttcaaacatgtttaacacaattgcgctacaatttaacactggctcctaactaggaacctacactttctctttaacactggtcgggttattgtataattcatagctcacgatataattaatgtaacatcaagtgttaaacacttccacttattcacaatcgaatatcatgtccacactttaacatctcataacatcacatcaaccatctcataacattcccaatgatattcataaggtacaacatacacatgttcatgaaatttaaccataatattctcaaactccaacacttaataatttttggaatcatcctataacactctacaatattatttacataaattattaatataaataactacctctatatatataaactagcatacatcatattaaatcacaaatttcaaagtaagctttcaatgcacaaattttaaataattatatgaacactttggtcagtttcaattatgatattaattttttaaattatatataaaaacctaaacaacaagaaaaagagaaaatacaaaatcaatatctctctctaaatttctccttactttatttcatcaattcatattaattagaaaaagtactcaatttatagggttcacgctcaacacaatagcatatcaatttcacaacaattggtctgtcaaacatatataattcactgtaataattataaggataaaatgaaattgcaaaagcaccccaaaacccattccaattgatatctctaaggatccctacacatgttctcactagttcccaattgtgaataacttaTCCCTTACCtttaagcgggctcacgtgtcttcagccagcgatagcagcatctctagcggttccctgacattcctccaattttttttcctctaactgctccgatagagttc encodes the following:
- the LOC114399206 gene encoding chaperone protein dnaJ C76, chloroplastic-like — its product is MSVVVSGCSLLFWSQTCQVHGHLNFNNPMPRWRQNLAVIRCCNRGTWEIPMTQNNYYDLLGVSVDSNAHEIKEAYRKLQKKYHPDIFGQKGHEYTLMLNKAYEVLMTEDLRRKYDESIGPMRLRFGGNNTQALGYSIWKGPVKPQALFVDENACIGCRECVHHASHTFTMDETQGSARVKVQYGDNDQSIEVSVESCPVNCIHWVETEELPVLEFLIQPQPKDGYGVFGGGWERPANVFTAAKSFNKQLKRKSTIRHDQSPGGTFEESPAQAEAQARADMKIKMEGFLKIWNWVKETLGMNINK